The proteins below are encoded in one region of Scomber japonicus isolate fScoJap1 chromosome 2, fScoJap1.pri, whole genome shotgun sequence:
- the si:ch73-109d9.2 gene encoding zinc finger and SCAN domain-containing protein 30 isoform X1 → MAETIVTFQSQLSGVMETVFKAAMYEITRLVEDSFMEEVTRCREQVDSLKRRLKWSESRRRERDGDRRGRCVDCGGVGVSSEEKHKAIQTGRSLKQESVLQEDINTSQDTHGETPIPEVDAHSAMKPPQSPGVQGEKLDRLLKEEALHITPETNESQERWGVSLEETEASGLPGPSKRFSDQKIPKCHVNWEADFNQRPESGQDVNSGDPSEPLFQNRYGMEDLGGFDKTGYGEGSMIDMDNLDELQGSPSCLGEDLSYMGHYEGDVEAPEAAEAQAFQTGAPRNRRGTVGSSAGSPSRTNIDASGEFSCLLINEEGYLQDPSNLYPAHVSGDSGGRLSFRGQGIRMDPSLDNTGDMYGPSDSYTDTLNLGDRLQHQAAGRGGRRHTCNQCSMSFPDSASLKAHKQTHKGTGQGPLYSCNQCGKTFTQACNLKVHQRIHSGQGLHLCSHCGKGFPSFSDLKAHKCGQAGDKPYCCTVCGNKFSRLWNLKLHRRIHTQEKPHRCTMCDKSFTRADILKVHQRTHTGERPYCCTVCGLSFKRLDHLKSHQRKHMTDL, encoded by the exons ATGGCCGAGACGATAGTAACGTTTCAGTCCCAACTTTCTGGCGTCATGGAAACTGTTTTCAAGGCTGCCATGTATGAAATCACCCGGCTGGTGGAGGACAGTTTTATGGAGGAGGTAACGCGGTGCAGGGAGCAGGTCGACTCCCTGAAGAGGCGACTGAAGTGGTCGGAGAGCCGACGCAGAGAAAGAGATGGGGACAGGAGGGGGAGATGTGTGGACTGCGGAGGAGTCGGGGTGTCCAGTGAGGAGAAACACAAAGCGATACAAACAG GGAGAAGTCTGAAACAAGAGAGCGTGCTGCAAGAAGATATAAATACCTCCCAGGACACTCATGGAGAGACGCCTATTCCTGAAGTGGATGCCCACAGTGCCATGAAGCCACCACAG TCCCCAGGTGTGCAAGGTGAAAAGCTAGATAGACTACTCAAAGAGGAAGCCCTTCACATCACACCAGAAACTAATGAGTCCCAGGAGAGATGGGGAGTCAGTTTGGAAG AAACAGAGGCATCAGGTCTTCCGGGGCCCAGTAAACGTTTCAGTGACCAGAAGATTCCAAAGTGCCACGTAAACTGGGAAGCTGACTTCAACCAGAGGCCAGAATCAGGCCAAGATGTCAACTCAGGTGACCCCTCAGAGCCTCTCTTCCAGAACAGGTACGGCATGGAAGACTTGGGTGGCTTTGACAAGACCGGCTACGGAGAAGGCAGTATGATAGACATGGATAACTTGGATGAGTTACAAGGCTCACCATCCTGCCTTGGCGAAGATCTGAGTTACATGGGCCATTACGAAGGGGATGTAGAGGCACCTGAGGCAGCGGAGGCTCAAGCTTTCCAAACAGGTGCCCCAAGAAATAGAAGAGGTACTGTAGGATCGAGTGCAGGTTCGCCATCAAGGACTAACATTGATGCAAGCGGAGAGTTCAGCTGTCTGTTGATCAATGAAGAAGGGTATCTGCAGGACCCGAGCAACTTGTACCCTGCACATGTGTCGGGGGATTCAGGGGGCAGATTGAGCTTCCGAGGCCAGGGGATTCGAATGGACCCATCTTTAGACAACACCGGGGATATGTACGGGCCTTCAGATAGTTACACTGATACCTTAAACTTGGGAGATAGGTTGCAGCATCaggcagcaggaagaggaggaaggagacacACTTGTAACCAGTGTTCCATGTCCTTCCCTGACTCTGCCTCCCTCAAGGCccacaagcagacacacaaaggCACCGGGCAAGGGCCTCTATACTCCTGCAACCAGTGCGGAAAGACCTTCACTCAAGCCTGTAACCTCAAAGTCCACCAGAGAATTCACTCCGGACAGGGACTCCACCTCTGCAGCCATTGCGGTAAAGGTTTCCCTTCATTCTCTGACCTGAAGGCTCACAAGTGTGGCCAGGCGGGCGACAAACCTTACTGCTGCACCGTGTGCGGGAACAAATTCAGCCGTCTCTGGAATCTGAAGTTGCATCGGAGAattcacacacaggaaaaacCTCACCGATGCACCATGTGCGATAAGAGCTTCACACGGGCGGACATATTAAAGGTTCACCAGCGTACCCACACAGGGGAAAGACCATACTGCTGCACTGTGTGCGGCCTCAGCTTCAAACGCCTGGATCATCTGAAATCACATCAACGCAAACATATGACGGATCTATAA
- the si:ch73-109d9.2 gene encoding zinc finger and SCAN domain-containing protein 30 isoform X2 has protein sequence METVFKAAMYEITRLVEDSFMEEVTRCREQVDSLKRRLKWSESRRRERDGDRRGRCVDCGGVGVSSEEKHKAIQTGRSLKQESVLQEDINTSQDTHGETPIPEVDAHSAMKPPQSPGVQGEKLDRLLKEEALHITPETNESQERWGVSLEETEASGLPGPSKRFSDQKIPKCHVNWEADFNQRPESGQDVNSGDPSEPLFQNRYGMEDLGGFDKTGYGEGSMIDMDNLDELQGSPSCLGEDLSYMGHYEGDVEAPEAAEAQAFQTGAPRNRRGTVGSSAGSPSRTNIDASGEFSCLLINEEGYLQDPSNLYPAHVSGDSGGRLSFRGQGIRMDPSLDNTGDMYGPSDSYTDTLNLGDRLQHQAAGRGGRRHTCNQCSMSFPDSASLKAHKQTHKGTGQGPLYSCNQCGKTFTQACNLKVHQRIHSGQGLHLCSHCGKGFPSFSDLKAHKCGQAGDKPYCCTVCGNKFSRLWNLKLHRRIHTQEKPHRCTMCDKSFTRADILKVHQRTHTGERPYCCTVCGLSFKRLDHLKSHQRKHMTDL, from the exons ATGGAAACTGTTTTCAAGGCTGCCATGTATGAAATCACCCGGCTGGTGGAGGACAGTTTTATGGAGGAGGTAACGCGGTGCAGGGAGCAGGTCGACTCCCTGAAGAGGCGACTGAAGTGGTCGGAGAGCCGACGCAGAGAAAGAGATGGGGACAGGAGGGGGAGATGTGTGGACTGCGGAGGAGTCGGGGTGTCCAGTGAGGAGAAACACAAAGCGATACAAACAG GGAGAAGTCTGAAACAAGAGAGCGTGCTGCAAGAAGATATAAATACCTCCCAGGACACTCATGGAGAGACGCCTATTCCTGAAGTGGATGCCCACAGTGCCATGAAGCCACCACAG TCCCCAGGTGTGCAAGGTGAAAAGCTAGATAGACTACTCAAAGAGGAAGCCCTTCACATCACACCAGAAACTAATGAGTCCCAGGAGAGATGGGGAGTCAGTTTGGAAG AAACAGAGGCATCAGGTCTTCCGGGGCCCAGTAAACGTTTCAGTGACCAGAAGATTCCAAAGTGCCACGTAAACTGGGAAGCTGACTTCAACCAGAGGCCAGAATCAGGCCAAGATGTCAACTCAGGTGACCCCTCAGAGCCTCTCTTCCAGAACAGGTACGGCATGGAAGACTTGGGTGGCTTTGACAAGACCGGCTACGGAGAAGGCAGTATGATAGACATGGATAACTTGGATGAGTTACAAGGCTCACCATCCTGCCTTGGCGAAGATCTGAGTTACATGGGCCATTACGAAGGGGATGTAGAGGCACCTGAGGCAGCGGAGGCTCAAGCTTTCCAAACAGGTGCCCCAAGAAATAGAAGAGGTACTGTAGGATCGAGTGCAGGTTCGCCATCAAGGACTAACATTGATGCAAGCGGAGAGTTCAGCTGTCTGTTGATCAATGAAGAAGGGTATCTGCAGGACCCGAGCAACTTGTACCCTGCACATGTGTCGGGGGATTCAGGGGGCAGATTGAGCTTCCGAGGCCAGGGGATTCGAATGGACCCATCTTTAGACAACACCGGGGATATGTACGGGCCTTCAGATAGTTACACTGATACCTTAAACTTGGGAGATAGGTTGCAGCATCaggcagcaggaagaggaggaaggagacacACTTGTAACCAGTGTTCCATGTCCTTCCCTGACTCTGCCTCCCTCAAGGCccacaagcagacacacaaaggCACCGGGCAAGGGCCTCTATACTCCTGCAACCAGTGCGGAAAGACCTTCACTCAAGCCTGTAACCTCAAAGTCCACCAGAGAATTCACTCCGGACAGGGACTCCACCTCTGCAGCCATTGCGGTAAAGGTTTCCCTTCATTCTCTGACCTGAAGGCTCACAAGTGTGGCCAGGCGGGCGACAAACCTTACTGCTGCACCGTGTGCGGGAACAAATTCAGCCGTCTCTGGAATCTGAAGTTGCATCGGAGAattcacacacaggaaaaacCTCACCGATGCACCATGTGCGATAAGAGCTTCACACGGGCGGACATATTAAAGGTTCACCAGCGTACCCACACAGGGGAAAGACCATACTGCTGCACTGTGTGCGGCCTCAGCTTCAAACGCCTGGATCATCTGAAATCACATCAACGCAAACATATGACGGATCTATAA